Proteins encoded in a region of the Canis lupus dingo isolate Sandy chromosome 17, ASM325472v2, whole genome shotgun sequence genome:
- the LOC125752833 gene encoding uncharacterized protein LOC125752833, with the protein MVQAIGVPNMLEQPPASVEHPASALEQHPESHQEAAPATIVGPTEASGPELTKPVKAAAAGCLARSEMLVAESKPMHEAVTPLIQRPDKEDRPATLATLEVDHVPEHAIGFHHMLQQPPVSGEQLASAPKQDPKPPQEPAPAPTTGTAEASGPEVIEPVKTAGVECLPGAEMAPVESKPLQVLVTPLIHCPHLEVPPAPLDPPKRGVGLSACPRVHQRAGASTCLTGAASLCPQAAAHHGCSPTEGFPSPLIALCLSFVVVVINFYNSFMHFVCNKG; encoded by the coding sequence ATGGTGCAGGCTATTGGGGTACCCAACATGCTGGAGCAGCCACCTGCTTCAGTGGAGCACCCAGCTTCGGCCCTCGAGCAACACCCTGAATCACATCAAGAAGCCGCCCCAGCTACTATTGTGGGGCCTACTGAAGCTTCAGGCCCTGAGTTGACCAAGCCAGTTAAGGCTGCTGCAGCTGGGTGCTTGGCCCGATCCGAGATGCTAGTTGCTGAGTCCAAGCCAATGCACGAGGCGGTCACACCTCTGATTCAGCGTCCCGACAAGGAGGACCGACCTGCAACCTTGGCCACCCTGGAGGTAGATCACGTCCCAGAGCATGCAATCGGGTTCCACCACATGCTGCAGCAGCCACCTGTCTCAGGGGAGCAACTAGCTTCCGCTCCTAAGCAAGATCCCAAACCACCTCAAGAGCCCGCCCCAGCTCCTACCACGGGGACTGCTGAAGCTTCAGGGCCAGAGGTGATTGAGCCAGTCAAGACTGCTGGAGTTGAgtgtttgccaggggctgagaTGGCACCTGTTGAGTCGAAGCCACTGCAGGTGTTGGTCACACCTCTGATTCACTGTCCCCACCTGGAGGTGCCGCCTGCACCCCTGGACCCTCCAAAACGTGGGGTAGGCCTCAGTGCCTGCCCTCGAGTTCATCAAAGGGCCGGTGCATCCACCTGCCTTACTGGAGCAGCCAGCCTCTGCCCCCAAGCAGCAGCTCATCATGGCTGCAGCCCAACAGAaggcttcccctcccctctcattGCGCTGTGTCTAAGTTTTGTTGTGGTTGTCATCAACTTCTATAATTCCTTCATGCATTTTGTTTGTAATAAAGGATAA